The genome window AAAATTTTCCACATGGTGACGATGAGAAGCCACAAACCTATCAGGCAACAAAATATCTAGAGGCTTACCCAAAACCTCCTCAAGAGTATAACCAAAAATCTGACTTGCCCCTTGATTAAACATAATAATTTTTTGCTCATGATTAATAGAGATAATGCCATCTTGGGCAACATTCAAAATACCCGCCAAAGTTGACTTCGTTTTTTCCAACTCCATTTGTATCTCATTAGATTTAATCAACTCCTCATGGTACTCTTGATTAAGATTCGTTAACTCCAAAGTACGCATAGCCACCTTTTTTTCCAACTCCACACTATTTTGTTTCACCTGATTTAACAAACTTGCCTGTTGAATGCCAATAGACAACTGAATTGCCAACTTATCTAAAAACTCAATTTCCTCTGACTTCCAATGGCGAATTTCCTCACAACTATGGGCAATCAACAACCCCCACAAACACTGATTTACCTCCAAACCAATTACCAAATTACCCCGAATACCAAAACTCGCCAACAAATCCACATGACATTCAGTTAAATCACTATCATAAATATCCTCAATGGCAACCGTAGGAAAAACATTTTTGGAATTTAACCACAACTCCTCAAAACAAGCATCACGGATTATTCTTCCCTTCAAAGAATACTTTGAATCAATAATCGACTCAATCAAAAAAGGATTTTCCCAATTTTCAGATACCCTGAGAATAACCACCCTTTCCACCGACAATAAGTTTCTTACCTCATCCACCGCCCTTTGTAAAATTTCCTTCAAATCCAAAGATGAGCGAATTCGCAACGATATATCTAGTAATAACTTCTCTCTTTTCTCCGCTTCTTTCAAACTTTCCTGTTGTTGTCTAACAACCTGTTTTAATAACTCAGTATTTTTATTTTCTAACAATTCAACTTGTTTTTCCAATACAGTTATAACATCTTGTAATTCACGAGGATCAATTCCCTCCAATACGCTACTCTGAGTAATAATCCCTCGAAGATAGCCCTCATTATCTACCACTACCAGACGGCGAAAACCTTTTTTTTCCATCAACTTATGGGCATCCCAAAGAGAAGAATTTCCATTAATCACCTTCAAAGGTTTTGTCATAACCTGCTGCGCCTCCAACTCCTCCATATTCAAACGAAGGGCTTGATACCTAACAATGTCTTTTTCTGTAATAATCCCACAGGGTTTAACCTGATTATTTTCTCCTTCCTCAACTACCACTACGCAACTAATGGAATTATTTGCCATTAACTGCACCAACTCCGTCAATTTTTGCCATGGAAAAGCATAAATGATATTACGCCTCATTACTTCTTCTACATGACGATGCTTCAAAAGATCAAGGGGTTGTAAAGTTGCCCTAATGGTTTCTGGGGTGACAATACCCACTACCCTTGATTGTTTATCGACTAAAGGTAAATGTCTAATTTTGTGGGTTTTTAAAATATCTACTAACTCTAAAACACTTCCTACTTTTTCCTCCTCAAAAGTAATTACATTCCTTGTCATTACTTGTGCTGCCACCATCTCTTCTAGGGAATAATTTTGAGCCGAAAGTTTAACAATATCTCTCTCTGTAATTAATCCTACTAAACGCTCATTATTGACAACTAAAGCACAACTAAAATGCCTATTTCCACGGGCATATTTAGAAGTAGTATCTTCCTTTAAATTATCTGGTTTTACTTGACTTAATTGTTCAACAACATCTAATAAACTGGCATCTAGTTTTACCGTTACATAGTTATTACTTAAGACTTTGTGCTTCATGAGTTGAGGACTTTTATCCGTGGACATTCGTTATTGATTGATAAGGAAAAATGAATGATTAAGAAGAAACTTTATGGGTTAATTTTTTTTGATAGTTAGTAACTATAATAGTTTTAGACTGACATTAGATTATAGTAAGTAAATAAATATTTAAATTAATTATTATGACTACAGGAATTTGGATTTTAGGAGATCAATTAAATAAAAATAATTTTGCTTTATTAAGTTGTTTAGATATTAAAAAAGATACTCCGATTATTTTAGTAGAATCCTTCAATTTAGGCTCTTTAAATACCTATCATTGCCAAAAATTAGTGTTAATTTGGTCTGCAATGCGTCATTTTGCCGAAGAGTTGAAAAAAAACGGTTGGCCAGTAACCTACGCCATTAGTGATAACTTTCAGCAATCTCTCATTGATTGGATAACAACCCATCAAATTACAGAATTAAGATTAATGAATCCCAGTGACGATCGCACTATACCTTTTAATAACACTATTGTTTCATCTAATAACCATGATAGATCTTTTTTTAGCTTCCTCAAAGAAATAGATATAAATTGTCATATCAAACTTTTTCCCAATAGTAACTTTTTATGGCAAAAAGAAGAATTTAACCAGTGGGCAAAAGGAAGAAAAAAATTAATCTTAGAAGACTTTTATCGAGAAAGCCGCAAAAAATTTAATATTTTATTAACCGAAGAAAATAAACCCATCGGCGGAAAATGGAACCTAGATAAAGAAAATCGTCAACCACCAAAAAAAAATCTGCAAACTCCCCCTAGTTTATTTTTTGATCCAGATAAAATAACTTTAGATGTTATCACAAAAGTACAAGAAATTAAGGATAAAACTTACGGAAAACTTGATAACTTTACTTGGGCAGTAACAAGAGAAGATGCTCTCAAAGTATTAGAACATTTTATAAATCATAGATTAAATTTGTTTGGAACATATCAAGATGCCATGGTTACAGGAGAAGAATTTATGTGGCATAGTTTAATTTCTCCCTATGTAAATATTGGCTTATTACAACCATTAGAAGTAATTAAAGCAGTAGAAAATGCCTATCATAAAGGAGATTATCCCCTTAATTCTGTAGAAGGATTTATCAGACAAATACTTGGATGGCGAGAATATATGTATGGACTATATCACCATGTAGATGATGATTATTTTACTAGCAATTGGTTTAATCATCAAAATCCTGTCCCCGATTTTTTTTGGGATAGTCAAAAAGCTGATATGAATTGTTTACATCAAGTCTTAAAACAGACAGAAAACACTGGTTATGCCCACCATATTCAACGATTAATGATTTTGAGTAATTATGGTTTGGTGGCAGGAATTTCCCCCCAAGAGTTAAAAAACTGGTTTCATAGTGCCTTCATTGATGCCTATGATTGGGTAATGCAAACCAATGTTTTGGGTATGGGACAATTTGCTGATGGGGGTACTTTAGCATCAAAACCCTATGCTTCTTCGGCTAATTACATCAATAAAATGAGTGATTATTGCAAGGGATGTCGTTATAAACCCAAGGAAAAATTAACAGAAGATGCTTGTCCTTTTAATTATTTATATTGGGATTTTTTGGCTAGGCATGAAGAAAAATTACGAACCCAAGGCAGGATGAATTTAGTGTTAAAACATTTGGAAAAAATGTCAGCAAAAGACTTAGAAAAAATTAGATTTTTAGCAAAAAAAAGAATGGTAAATAATTGATAGTTAAGGTCGGCTAGGGTTAAGCAGATTAAGGTACAAGCCAGTCGAAATGAACAGAAGGATTTTCTAGTACATGACAATAAGCAATTAATTCACAAAGAAGATTAGTACAAAAATTAACTGGTGAATGATGACGAGAGTGTTCTATTAAATTAGATATAGAACAATATAGTAATTTAAATTTGTTGTTAGTTTTAGCTTACTATTTGTTCTTTTTCTTATCCTGAAATTAGGTTAAATAACTCTATTTAACCTGATTTACATAGTGAAGGGCGGTGGGATAAGCAAATTTAATTCCAGCCTCTGCAAATGCGAATTTAATAGCAAGATTGACCTCGTGTTGAGCTTGACGATATATCTTTAATTCATTATTGCTATGGACAAAGTAAATAACTTCATAATCTAAGCTAAAATCTCCAAACTCAGAGAAATAAGCAATATCAAAAGTAATATTTTCTAAAGGAGTTAGGGCTTGTTCAATGATGGTAGGAATTTTAGGTAAAAGACTATTATCAGTTTCATAAATTATGCCCAATTTTATTTTCGCCTGGCGACTTTGCATTCTTTTATAGTTTCTAAGACGAGAGTTAGTCAAGTCGGTATTTGCCAAAACTAACTCCTCCCCCGTTAGGGCTTTTATCCTTGTGGTTTTGATACCAATATGTTGTACATATCCTGTAAATTCATCTACTGAAACAAGATCCGATATTTCAAAAGGACGGTCAAATAAAATAGCGAAATAACTGAACAAATCTTGTAATATTCCTTGGGATGCAAGAGCGATCGCAACACCACCAATCCCAAGTCCTGCAACAATTGCACCAATATCAAATCCAAGATTACTAACTATAAATATTCCCGCTAAAGTCCAGATAACTACTCGAATAGCAGGAAAAAGAGCATCAATATTTTTCTCAACAATAGAATTAGAATAATGATATTTTTTGCTATAAAATTTAATAACAACTCTGGATAAATCAACTAAAAATCGTGACGTACAAAAAGTAATAGCAATACTTAAAAAAGTTCTAGCAAGTCCCAAGATTGTCTCATTTATTTGTATTTCCTTAAAAGTTAGATAACAAATAATAAAATAACCGATGGGTATGATATGTTTATTAACAATTTCAATAATTTGATCATCAAGATCAGTTTCCGTTTTGCGAGTAAATTTTCTAAGTTGTCTAAGTAATAAGTTTTTACCAACTTTAAGAATAAAATAACTAATTCCTAAAATAACAATAACAATTGCAATGTCAGTTAGTAAACTTCGTAAATTAGGAGAAATGTTAAATAACTCATTTAAAGTAAAATCCATGAAATAATTAATAAATTAAAAATAAGTGAAATAATTAATAGTTATACTGGTAATTTATAAGTAGAGTGATTATTTCTAGTCAATTTTAACCCCGTAACTATGGGAAAAGATGATATAACCATTCTTTAACAATTTTCTTTGTAATTTTATAGGTAAAAATTGTTCACAAAAATATTAGTTGTTAAGTTCCCTCTTACCATTAGTATTGCAAATAATACGATAACATGGGGAAAGTAAAAAAAAGATTGATTAAATTTAATGTATGTTTTCTCGGTTATTTAAGGTAGTCAATATCACTCTGGTTTTGCTGATAAGTGTAACTTTTTTGGGAGGCTGTGCAAGGAATGACATGGCAGAGGCTAGAATGCCAGAATCTCAGATAACTCAGGCGATATTAAGTGATCCTAAAACATTTAACGCCGTTTTATCTCAAGAGTCTCCTAATATTTTTGGTTTAACCTACGATGGATTGGTGGAAGAAAATCCTATGACGGGGGAAATTCAACCTGCCCTAGCGGAGTCTTGGACATTTTCGGATGATCAATTAAATATTACTTTTACTTTCAAAGAGAATTTAAAATGGTCTGATGGAGAGCCTTTAACCGTAGATGATGTGGTATTCAGCTATAATCAACTATACCTTAATGAGGAAATTCCTAGTAATGCAAGGGATAGTTTGAGAGTGGGAGAAAGTCGTGCTTTGCCCACGGTGACAAGGGTAAATAATAGACAAGTTAGATTTACAATTAATGAACCTTTTGCACCTTTTTTAGAAAGTACCGGTTTAGCTATTTTACCTAAACATATTTTAGAAGAAAAAGTAATAGAAAAAGACAGAGATGGAAACCCTTTATTTCTTTCTTTTTGGGGTGTGGATACTCCGCCTGATCAATTAATAGTAAATGGTCGTTATAAATTAAAAAGTTATTCTACTTCTCAGCGAGTTATTTTTACTAAAAATCCCTATTATTGGCAAACAGATGAGCAGGGCAATTCCCTCCCTTATATTGAAGATGTGGTGTGGGAAATTGTGGAATCAACGGACACTTCTTTGTTACAATTTCGCTCTGGCAGTTTAGATTCCATTGGGGTTTCTCCTGAATATTTTTCCCTGCTTAAACGGGAGGAAGAAAGGGGGGATTTTACTATCTACAATGGTGGGGCCGCCTATGGTACTACTTTTATGGCTTTTAATCTCAATCAAGGTATGAGGGATGGTAATCCGTTGGTAACGTCTTATAAATCCAAGTGGTTTAATAATGTGGAGTTTAGAAGGGCGATCGCCCATAGCATTGATCGTGATAGAATGATCAATAATATATACAGAGGATTAGGAGAAAAACAAAACTCCCCTATTTCCGTACAATCACCATTTTATGACCCTACCGTCGAAGGCTATGAATACAACACCAAATTAGCCAAAGAAATTTTAACAAAAGAAGGATTTAAATACGACGACAACGGCAACCTTTTCGATGCCGAAAACCACCCCGTCAGATTTACCCTTCTTACCAACGCAGGAAACCGCATCAGAGAATCCCTAGGCTCTCAAATCAAACAAGACTTAGAAAAAATTGGTATCACCGTTGACTTTACCCCCATCGCCTTTAACGTATTAGTCGATAAACTCAGTAACTCCCTCGATTGGGAAGCCCATATCATTGGCTTTACTGGGGGAAACGAACCAAATGGGGGCATCAACCTTTGGAATCCCGACGGAAACTTACACTTGTTTAACCAAAAACCCCAAGCAGGGAGAGAAGACATTGAAGGACGAGTAGTTGCCGATTGGGAAGAAGAAATCGGCAATTTATATGTGCAAGGGGCGAGGGAATTAGATTTTGACCGTAGAAAAGAAATTTATGACCAAACCCAACAACTAGCCATGGAATATTTACCCCTCATCTATTTAGTCAATCCCTATTCCCTATCCGCCGTCAGAAATCGTATAGAAGGAGTAGAATATTCTCCCCTTGGTGGTGCTTTTTGGAATATTGAAAAATTAACCATTGCCGATGAGTAGAAATAGATATACCAGTTATTCTTCTTTTACTAATTAACCTTTGATTGATGTATCGCCAAGCTGTACAGAGTAAAAAATAAGCTATTTCTTATATTTTTATTCAATTATTGTATGAAGTTCAATTTATTAAAAATTAGTAGTTGTCAATGTAATAAATTGTGCTTCATCATATGAAGAAATGCAACAAATTAAGAATAAATATCACAAAAACATGAAAAAAAAACCATCATCCAAGATAATCAGAATTAGTTAATTTATCAAAAACTAAGAGTAAAATAAGCCACTCTTTTTGATAAAAAATATAGGAGCTTTGCCTTATGAATATCATGAAAGTTTTTTCCCAGTCACACTCCAAAAATACAGAGCATCAACAAGCATCTGTGGTGAAAGCGACCAGTGGAAAAGAAAACAACAATAACTCCCAAGAACATTCCCGCTCTACATTTTTATCCCGTATTGCTGATAACCTGAAAGACAACATTCTTGATTTACGCTAAAACTTGGGGAAAAAATTAAAAGGGTGAACCAAAGCTCACCCCCAATACCCCAAAATTAAGGAACAATCATTGAACCAATACCATCGTCAGTAAAGATTTCCAACAATAAAGCATGGGGAATTCTACCATCAATGATATGAGCAGCTTTCACCCCTTGAGCAAGAGAGCGCACACAACAATTCACCTTGGGAATCATTCCCCCAGATACCACCCCTTCATCAATTAAATCTCTGGCATCCTGAATTGATAACTTATAAAGTAAAGTAGAAGGGTCATGATAATCCCTCAAAACTCCAGGAGTATCCGTTAACAAAATTAATTTTTCAGCCCCCAAAGCCGCTGCAATTTCCCCCGCTACAGTATCAGCATTAATATTATGGGCTTGTCCATCAATATCCGCCGCCACACTAGAAATAACAGGCACATAGCCACTTTTTACCAAGGAATCAACTAACGAACTATCAACATTGGTAACTTCCCCCACAAAACCTACTTTTTCACGATTGACAGAACGTGCTTGAATTAAATTACCATCTTTTCCACATATACCAACTGCCTTGCCTCCAGCATTATTGATGAGGGTAACTAACTCCTTGTTTACCCTACCCACCAACACCATTTCCACTACATCCATGGTTTGTGCATCGGTAACTCTCAAACCATCCTTAAATTGAGGTTCGATGCCCAATTTTGTTAACCAAATATTAATTTCTGGGCCTCCTCCATGGACTACCACAGGATTTAAACCCACTGAAGCAAGGAAAACAATATCTCTGATAACTCCTTCTTTTAGAGAACCATCTTTCATAGCAGCACCACCATATTTTACAACAATAGTACGTCCTGCAAATTTTTGGATGTAGGGTAGTGCTTCGCTTAAAACTCTAACTCTGGTTGCTTCTGACTCTTTGTAATATTCGCTTTCCCTGTTCTCTACCATTTTGATGTTTGATTATATTTTGACATGATGAGTATTTACTTTAATAACAAGATACTATCAAAATTGTTCATACAAAACAATTGAGTCGGGTTTCCCCAAAAGGTTGTCTTAAAAATGGACAATTAACTATTTATTTTGTTTCTGATTCAAAGTAAGTAAGTAGGCATAATTAAATCGATTTAAGCAAGGGGTTTAAACCCCTTGTTCATAAGAGTCTTAATAAAATAAGGGCTATAATTAATTTCGCCAACCTACTTAAGTTTTTATGACCCTAAAAAATACCTAAAATTTTTCACGCTATATTTCACGTTTAAATAAGGTTGTTTTGTTAATATATTTAAATATGATAACAAGCATTTATAGTTATAAAAAAAATGAGAGTTGTTAATAATTATGATTTAGATAATGATGTAAAAATGCCTTTTTTGAAAGAATTTTTATCTCCAAAATGGGTTAAAGAACATCTTTTTAAACATTTACCTAATATAATTTTCAATTATCAGTTAGAAGAAATAAAAGTTATTCGTTATAAACCTGAAAAACGTTGCTTAATTGAGTTCACCTTTGATGGCAAAAATTCTTTAGCTTTAATAGGAAAAATACGAGCAAAGGGTACTGATTTTAAAAGTTATAACTTGCAGAAACAGCTATGGAAAAATGGTTTTAATGATGATTGTTTAGATAAAATTTCTGTACCTGAGCCGATAGCAATTATCCCGCAGTGGCAAATGTGGTTACAGAAAAAGGTATCGGGAGAAGTTTTAAGAGATTTATTTACCCCGAATATTGATTTAAATATAGTAAAAAAAATTGCTCATGTTGCCCATAAGCTACATTGTGCAAATATTCCCACTTTTCGTTCCCATGTTATTGCAGATGAATTGGCGATTCTTCATCAAAAATTACCTTTAATTTTAAGAGATTTTCCTGAGTGGGAATGTCGAGTTGCACATATTTTAAATACCTGTGATAAACTCGGTCAACATATTCAAGAGGATGATAGTTTGTGTGGTATCCACCGAGATTTTTATTTTGATCAAATTATTGTCAATAAAGATCATTTTTATTTATTAGATTTAGATTTATATTGTCTAGGTAATCCTGCTCTTGATATAGGTAATTTTATGGGACATATTACAGAATATAGCTTGAGAAAATATGGTGATTTTAGCGTTTTAAAAGGTCAAGAAAAAACTGTAGAAAATGAGTTTATTAAATTGGTAGGAGAGAACAAAAGACAAGCTGTTACAATTTATACCATTTTGACGCTCGTAAGACATATATATCTTAGTACCCAGTTTGTTGATCGTCATTGTACTACTCCTTTTTTGTTGGATTATTGTGAGACTCAATTAACTATGTTTGAGAAAAAATATTCAATTTGCTCATAAATATATAGTTTTCATAAAGTATCCGTAATAACAACTAATTTGTGGGGAACAAAGTTAAATACTTTTAGCGTCTTAAACAAATGTTAACCATATTTCGTTACATCATTATCTATGAATAGTAATATTAGTGTCACATCTTTGAGTGATCGGGCAATTTGTAACAAAGAGAAATCCATGGGTAAGAGATGGCGGATAGTGCTTTATTCTCACGATACGATGGGCTTGGGGCATAAGAGACGTAATCTGCTGATTGCTCAAAACTTAGGTATCTCTCTAAAAAATGTTGATATATTACTGATTACGGGTACGAATAAAAGTAATGAGGTTGAAACAGTTGAGGGAATTGATTGTGTGACTCTCCCTGCTTTATATAAAAATAGTGAGGGGGGTTACGAGGCTAGGCGTTGGCAGATGTCTATTGGTGAAATAGTTAAAATGCGATCGCACATTATTTTAGCGACTATTCAAAGTTTTAAACCAGACATATTAATAGTTGACAATGTGCCGAAGGGTGCCATGGGAGAATTAAAACCAACGTTAAAATATCTGAAAAAAGAAACCAAAACTTTCCGCATTCTTGGCTTAAGAGATATATTAGATGACCCAAAAACTGTTGAGGAAGAATGGAAAAAAGCGAAGAATGAAAAAATAATTCGTAACTATTATAATGAAGTTTGGATTTACGGAGATCCTAATATTTATGATGCAGTCAAAGAGTATAAATTTTCAGCAGATATTCTTGAAAAATTCCGTTATACAGGGTATTTAGACCAACGCACAAGATTAGAGTTTACATCAAATAAATCAACTTTTAATCTCAATAATAAATCCTTGGCTTTGTGCATGGTGGGAGGAGGACAAGACGGGGCTGATTTAGCTCTCACTTTTGCTGAAACAACTTTACCAAAAGATGTTCAAGGAATAATTATCACGGGCCCATTTATGCCCTTGGAGGTTCAAAAAGAATTATTCGATTTTGCAAAAACTAGGTCTAATTTATGGGTATGGAAATATGTAAAAGAGCCTACTTTACTCTTGAAAGAGGCAAAATGGGTAATTTCTATGGGGGGTTACAATAGCACCAGTGAGATTTTGTCTTTTGAAAAAAGAGCATTAATCATACCAAGAGTAAATCCCCGGCAAGAACAATTAATTCGCATTCAAAGATTAGAACAATTAGGATTAGTGGATATGTTACATCCTGATAATTTAACTCCAGAATCATTGACTAAATGGTTGAAAACGGAAAAAAAATTCCCCCAAGTGCATAAAAATATTGACTTTCAAGGATTGAAAAAGATTCCTCTATATTTAAGTAATATTTGTGATCAAATAGAAAATAAAAACTTTTCTAATAAAAAAGTATTAGTTAATATTTAATTATTTTTTATAACATATATTTTTATTATATATATTCATAACAAATATCTATATAATTATTTTTTATTTTTTTATTTAATTACCAGTACAGTTAAAAAAAGATGAATCAATCCACATCTATAAAAAATCCGATGAAAGTGGGATATGTCCTCAAGCGTTATCCTCGCTATTCTGAAACCTTTGTAGTTTCTGAAATTCTTGCCCATGAGGCGGCGGCATTAGAAATACAAATTTTTGCCCTTCATCCTCCCCTAGATGGACATTTTCAAGATATTATTGCTAAGGTGCGATCGCCCGTTACTTATTTATTTTCCCATGATCTCAGGGGAAGTACCTTATGGGATGTATTTGACAAAGCAAGTTATGTTATTCCCAATTTTTGGCAGAAACTAGAATTTGCCCAAGGAGAAGACGTACACAGACTACATAAAGCCATTCAACTAGCCTGTATTGCCCGAGAACAAAACTTCACCCACTTACACGCCCACTTTGCCACCTCCGCCACCGTTGTCGCTAGACTAGCCAGTCATTTTGCCGAAATTCCCTATACCTTTACCACCCACGCCAAAGATATTTTTCATGAAAGCGTAGTGCCAACGGAATATGCGAGTAAACTAACCGATGCGGCGGCTGCCGTCACCATCAGCAAATATAATCTCGATTATCTTCAGCAAACTTACGGTGCAGCAGCCCAAAAAGTGCAACTTATTTATAACGGCTTGGACTTACAAAGATATGAGTTTGCTTCCCCCCAACATCGTCCTGCGAAAATTGTAGCAGTGGGGCGATTGGTAGAAAAAAAGGGGTTTGGAGTGTTAATTGATGCCTGTCAAATTTTGAGAGAGCGTGGTGTTATCTTCACCTGTGAAATCGCAGGGGCAGGAGAGGAAGAACTTAATTTGCGTCAACAGATTGAAAAGTTAGGATTACAAGAGCAGGTAAAGTTACTGGGGATTCGTCCCCAAGGGGAAGTAACCAAATTGATGCAGTCGGCATCGGTGATGGCCGCCCCCTGTGTGGTGGGAGGAGACAGTAACAAAGATGGTTTACCCACGGTTTTATTAGAAGCCATGGCATTGGGTACCCCCTGCATTTCTACCAATTTAACAGGCATTCCAGAGGTGTTACGGCACCGAGAAACGGGATTAATGGTGGAGCAAAATGATCCCATTGCTTTGGCAGAGGCGATCGCCCAATTGCTAGAAAATGCCGATTTGCGAGTAGAACTAGCAACCCAAGCCAGGCAACTCATGGAACAAAAATTTGATATTCATCGTAATGCGGCTAAATTGCGCACAGTCTTTAGTAACGCTACATCGAAGAAATAAATAAAAGTTTAGGAGAAAATAAATGCGAATTGCTTATATTTGTAATGATCCGGGGATTCCCGTATTTGGTTGCAAAGGATGTTCCATCCATGTCCAAGAAGTTATCCGTAGCCTTATGCAACAGGGGCATCAAGTAGAATTGTTTGCGGTGCGTTGGGGGGGCGAACCTCCTACGGATTTGGCATCTGTACCACAACATAAACTCCCCAAAGCCCCCAAGGGAAATGACCTTGCTTGGCGAGAACAAGTTTTGTTAGCCCATAACCGAGATTTGTTAAAAACTTTGGAAAAAGCTGGTAATTTTGATCTTGTTTATGAGCGTTATGCCTTATGGAGTTTTTCCGCCATGGAATATGCTCAGGCTCAAGGCATTCCGGGGATACTGGAAGTAAATGCACCATTAATTGAAGAACAAGTAACCCATAGAGGTTTAATTGATCGGCACAAAGCAGAAGTAGTGACTCAGTTGGTGTTCAAGAAAGCAACGGTGTTAATCGCTGTTTCCAAGAGTGTGGCGAATTATCTTGGAAGTTATCCCCAAACTCAGGACAAAGTCCATATAGTGCCTAATGGTGTCAACCCTGATCGTTTTCCTCTTCATTTAAACCCAACTTTACCTAGTAAAAAATTTACCGTTGGCTTTGTGGGTAGTATGAAACCTTGGCACGGTTTACCCATACTGGTGGACGCCTTTACTCAATTACACCATCGTTATCCTGAGACTCGTTTGTTAATTGTCGGAGATGGGCCGGTGCGATCGCCCTTAGAAGCGCATTTTACGGATCATGGCATGGAAGATGCTGTAGAGTTCACAGGCAAAATCCCCCCATCCCAAGTGCCTGGATACCTTGCGTCCATGGATGTGACAGTTGCCCCCTATCCTGCAGAGCAAAATTTTTATTTTTCCCCC of Cyanobacterium sp. HL-69 contains these proteins:
- a CDS encoding Glycosyltransferase, which produces MRIAYICNDPGIPVFGCKGCSIHVQEVIRSLMQQGHQVELFAVRWGGEPPTDLASVPQHKLPKAPKGNDLAWREQVLLAHNRDLLKTLEKAGNFDLVYERYALWSFSAMEYAQAQGIPGILEVNAPLIEEQVTHRGLIDRHKAEVVTQLVFKKATVLIAVSKSVANYLGSYPQTQDKVHIVPNGVNPDRFPLHLNPTLPSKKFTVGFVGSMKPWHGLPILVDAFTQLHHRYPETRLLIVGDGPVRSPLEAHFTDHGMEDAVEFTGKIPPSQVPGYLASMDVTVAPYPAEQNFYFSPLKVYEYMAAGLPIVASGIGQIEAVIEDGINGLLYEPGNSEQLIHCLDSLRQQPELRYQLGKNARMTIVRSHTWTQAVQKILSLTPTNKQKEVTV